AGCGAATGGAGCAACATCGCGATAACCCGGCATGTGCGGCGTGCCACAACATGATGGACCCATTGGGGTTTGCGATGGAGAATTTTGACGCCGTCGGGCAATGGCGGACTCGCGACGGGCGCGATCTCGTCAATGCTTCGGGAAAGCTGCCTGATGGCACGGCTTTCAATGGTGTTGAAGACTTGAAGCGACTTTTGTCTACCGAACGGCGAGATGCATTTGTTCGTTGTTTAGCCGAAAAGATGCTGATCTACGCACTCGGGCGTGGCACCGAGTATTACGACAAATGCGCGATCGATAAGATCATGGCCGATGTTCGCCGGGCCGACTATCAATTCGCGTATCTGCTAGCTGCCATCATCGAAAGTGATCCGTTTCAGAAACAGGGTCACCGCGAGTAGCGAATCGATCGGCATGAAGTTTCAGCGGGCAACCCTACGTGGCCCTGCGACTCCGCTCGCAGGGTGTACTTCTTGTGCTTTGTAAACTGCTTTGCAGTTAACGTCCCGCGAGCGGATTCGCGGGTCCACGACGGGTGTCCGCGTTGTTTTGTAAACTGCTTTGCAGTTTACGTCCCGCGAGCGGAGTCGCGGGTCCACGTTGGGTGGCTGATTGGGTAGCCCCAAAAAACGAAAAAAGGCCGGACGCGCTTCGACTCGTAGCGCGTCCGGCCTGAAGTCAATCCTGACTAAGTTCGCCAATTCGACTGTTGTGATTCGTCGCATCTTGCTTTGAATCTTGATCGTCCGTGACCGCGTCGCTCGAAACTTCGCCACAACGTCACTTTGTCATATTGCATCTTGCATTGACTCGAACCCCGAGGGGGCCGTGCGTTTCCGTACGCGAGTGATTCGTAGTGATTTTCCGAGCAACTCAACCGTCGTCTTGGCAAGGACCGCATCCTTGCGTTCCTGGCTCCTCAGCGGGAGAGTAACTGTTGGTCCATGGGGTCGACTAGGCGACCAAACGTAGATCTTGTTCCGAGCGTTCCAAAACGCCGGCGACGAATTCTTCGAAGATCCGAACATCAAGCGCCGATGCGGCGCCACATTCGGGGTGGAACTGGGTGCCAAGAGCGAACCAGTCCATCATTTCGCTTTCGATGGCTTCGATGACTCCGTCCGGGCAACGTGCGGTGACGCGGAAACCGGGTGCTACTTCGTCGATCGCCATGTGGTGTCGGCTGCTGACGCGGATCTCGCCGTCGCCATAAACGCGACCAATCAACGAATCGCTAACCACATCCAGCGTGTGTCGGTGGTTTGCGTCTTGCGGGTCATGGTGAGGAACCGCGTTTGGTAGGTCTTCTTTGATATGAAGGAACAAGTTGCCGCCCTGTTGGACGTTCAGCAACTGCATGCCCGTTCCAATGCCCAGTACCGGCATACGCCGCTCGGCGATGTCGGCCATCAGCAATCGGTCGCTGGTTTCGCGGACCGGATCGAGAGGGCGAACGCTCGGGTGGAGCATAAATCCGTCGTTTCGCGGATCCAAGTCGGCACCGCCGATCATGACAAAGCCGTGGAGAGAATCCAAGACACGAGCGATCGACGCCGGATCATCCATGGGCGGGATCACGACAGGAATGCCATCGGCTGCGATGATGGAGTTGA
This is a stretch of genomic DNA from Rubripirellula tenax. It encodes these proteins:
- a CDS encoding gamma-glutamyl-gamma-aminobutyrate hydrolase family protein encodes the protein MSNKPLIGMNADYRAAARNVPAYSYIAAGYFNSIIAADGIPVVIPPMDDPASIARVLDSLHGFVMIGGADLDPRNDGFMLHPSVRPLDPVRETSDRLLMADIAERRMPVLGIGTGMQLLNVQQGGNLFLHIKEDLPNAVPHHDPQDANHRHTLDVVSDSLIGRVYGDGEIRVSSRHHMAIDEVAPGFRVTARCPDGVIEAIESEMMDWFALGTQFHPECGAASALDVRIFEEFVAGVLERSEQDLRLVA